One genomic segment of Myripristis murdjan chromosome 20, fMyrMur1.1, whole genome shotgun sequence includes these proteins:
- the mettl4 gene encoding methyltransferase-like protein 4 isoform X2, whose amino-acid sequence MSVVCQNERGWVLNACSLIDLGHSRCIQWREAKKSHFKCCFKRQCFQLLKSHFSVNASAADDGHTTALPKSDLLCKLSKKRKRKHSDFNQGEIDSRAYHEKIRPVILEGTKSLLDAVRSLAYLTGVTDAVEEPLPTQECNLAALCEMAKELPLVDEADQEAHVQSLGAEGGRASHLDLFCRITENSADSGMLVTLMGDEYVIPPRTAFLLSDFTRIQPLVHCGRRFELIVMDPPWENKSLKRSRRYSSLPSSQLKRLPIPSLASPGCLVVTWVTNRPSHLRFVRDELYPHWGVEVLAEWFWVKVTTSGQFVFPLDSQHKKPYEVMVLGRYRSPMCENSSSGTSETPVEDQRVIVSVPSALHSHKPSLAEVLKPYVRAEAKCLELFARSLQPGWTSWGNEVLKFQHVSYFTVTPTNDPTDIPEGETAGSCTDKPTDTPVSRNPSSPSHSPPTVD is encoded by the exons ATGTCTGTCGTGTGTCAGAATGAGCGAGGATGGGTTTTGAATGCATGCTCACTCATTGATCTGGGTCACTCGCGATGCATTCAATGGAGAGAGGctaaaaagtcacattttaagTGTTGTTTTAAACGCCAGTGCTTTCAgcttttaaaaagtcattttagtGTAAATGCCAGTGCTGCTGATGATGGACACACGACTGCGCTGCCAAAGAGTGACCTGCTCTGCAAACTATCAAAG AAGAGGAAACGAAAACACAGTGATTTCAACCAGGGGGAGATTGATTCACGGGCCTACCATGAGAAG ATCAGGCCTGTCATTCTGGAGGGAACCAAGTCCTTGCTGGACGCTGTCCGGTCCCTCGCATATCTGACCGGTGTGACAGACGCAGTGGAGGAGCCGCTTCCTACCCAGGAGTGCAACCTCGCCGCCCTGTGTGAAATGGCTAAAGAGCTTCCTCTAGTGGACGAAGCCGACCAGGAAGCCCACGTCCAGTCGCTCGGTGCAGAAGGAGGCCGTGCGTCACACCTGGACCTGTTCTGTCGAATAACGGAGAACAGCGCAGACTCTGGCATGCTGGTTACCCTGATGGGAGATGAATATGTCATACCGCCTCGTACAGCCTTTCTGCTCTCTGATTTCACCAGAATACAACCACTCGTCCACT GTGGACGGAGGTTTGAGCTAATAGTTATGGATCCACCGTGGGAAAACAAGTCTCTGAAAAGGAGTCGCAG ATACAgctctctgccctcctcccaGCTGAAACGTCTTCCCATCCCTTCCCTGGCGTCCCCGGGCTGTCTGGTGGTCACCTGGGTTACAAACCGGCCCAGCCATCTGCGTTTTGTCCGTGACGAGCTCTATCCTCACTGGGGAGTCGAGGTCCTGGCCGAGTGGTTCTGGGTCAAG GTCACCACGTCGGGACAGTTTGTGTTTCCCCTGGATTCCCAGCACAAGAAACCATATGAAGTGATGGTTTTAGGAAGATATCGCTCCCCAATGTGTGAAAATAG CTCTTCAGGGACGTCGGAGACCCCTGTGGAGGATCAGCGTGTGATTGTCAGCGTCCCATCTGCTCTCCACTCCCATAAGCCCTCACTGGCAG AGGTGTTGAAGCCATACGTCAGAGCTGAAGCCAAGTGCTTGGAGCTTTTTGCCCGAAGCCTGCAACCGGGATGGACCAGCTGGGGAAATGAAGTGCTCAAATTTCAGCACGTTAGCTATTTCACCGTAACCCCCACAAACGATCCCACAGACATTCCTGAAGGCGAGACCGCAGGCAGCTGCACTGACaagcccacagacacaccagtaTCCAGAAACCCCTCTTCTCCCAGTCACTCTCCTCCCACGGTGGACTAA
- the mettl4 gene encoding methyltransferase-like protein 4 isoform X1: MSVVCQNERGWVLNACSLIDLGHSRCIQWREAKKSHFKCCFKRQCFQLLKSHFSVNASAADDGHTTALPKSDLLCKLSKQKRKRKHSDFNQGEIDSRAYHEKIRPVILEGTKSLLDAVRSLAYLTGVTDAVEEPLPTQECNLAALCEMAKELPLVDEADQEAHVQSLGAEGGRASHLDLFCRITENSADSGMLVTLMGDEYVIPPRTAFLLSDFTRIQPLVHCGRRFELIVMDPPWENKSLKRSRRYSSLPSSQLKRLPIPSLASPGCLVVTWVTNRPSHLRFVRDELYPHWGVEVLAEWFWVKVTTSGQFVFPLDSQHKKPYEVMVLGRYRSPMCENSSSGTSETPVEDQRVIVSVPSALHSHKPSLAEVLKPYVRAEAKCLELFARSLQPGWTSWGNEVLKFQHVSYFTVTPTNDPTDIPEGETAGSCTDKPTDTPVSRNPSSPSHSPPTVD; encoded by the exons ATGTCTGTCGTGTGTCAGAATGAGCGAGGATGGGTTTTGAATGCATGCTCACTCATTGATCTGGGTCACTCGCGATGCATTCAATGGAGAGAGGctaaaaagtcacattttaagTGTTGTTTTAAACGCCAGTGCTTTCAgcttttaaaaagtcattttagtGTAAATGCCAGTGCTGCTGATGATGGACACACGACTGCGCTGCCAAAGAGTGACCTGCTCTGCAAACTATCAAAG CAGAAGAGGAAACGAAAACACAGTGATTTCAACCAGGGGGAGATTGATTCACGGGCCTACCATGAGAAG ATCAGGCCTGTCATTCTGGAGGGAACCAAGTCCTTGCTGGACGCTGTCCGGTCCCTCGCATATCTGACCGGTGTGACAGACGCAGTGGAGGAGCCGCTTCCTACCCAGGAGTGCAACCTCGCCGCCCTGTGTGAAATGGCTAAAGAGCTTCCTCTAGTGGACGAAGCCGACCAGGAAGCCCACGTCCAGTCGCTCGGTGCAGAAGGAGGCCGTGCGTCACACCTGGACCTGTTCTGTCGAATAACGGAGAACAGCGCAGACTCTGGCATGCTGGTTACCCTGATGGGAGATGAATATGTCATACCGCCTCGTACAGCCTTTCTGCTCTCTGATTTCACCAGAATACAACCACTCGTCCACT GTGGACGGAGGTTTGAGCTAATAGTTATGGATCCACCGTGGGAAAACAAGTCTCTGAAAAGGAGTCGCAG ATACAgctctctgccctcctcccaGCTGAAACGTCTTCCCATCCCTTCCCTGGCGTCCCCGGGCTGTCTGGTGGTCACCTGGGTTACAAACCGGCCCAGCCATCTGCGTTTTGTCCGTGACGAGCTCTATCCTCACTGGGGAGTCGAGGTCCTGGCCGAGTGGTTCTGGGTCAAG GTCACCACGTCGGGACAGTTTGTGTTTCCCCTGGATTCCCAGCACAAGAAACCATATGAAGTGATGGTTTTAGGAAGATATCGCTCCCCAATGTGTGAAAATAG CTCTTCAGGGACGTCGGAGACCCCTGTGGAGGATCAGCGTGTGATTGTCAGCGTCCCATCTGCTCTCCACTCCCATAAGCCCTCACTGGCAG AGGTGTTGAAGCCATACGTCAGAGCTGAAGCCAAGTGCTTGGAGCTTTTTGCCCGAAGCCTGCAACCGGGATGGACCAGCTGGGGAAATGAAGTGCTCAAATTTCAGCACGTTAGCTATTTCACCGTAACCCCCACAAACGATCCCACAGACATTCCTGAAGGCGAGACCGCAGGCAGCTGCACTGACaagcccacagacacaccagtaTCCAGAAACCCCTCTTCTCCCAGTCACTCTCCTCCCACGGTGGACTAA